The window CAATGGATTATGCGGCAGTGTGATTTATTTGCGACCAGCCAGCATTACATATCAAGTGATTTGGCTTTCAATCCCATAATGAGGCTTTGTTTGCCATTGTTCCCGTCTAACAGCAGCCTTGACAATTGACACAAATACCCATCCATGTATTGCCATATATATTCGCGATCGGTCGTTAAAGCCGTTAAAGACTTTTTCGGCCGACAGCCATAAATCATGGCCGAAATTACAAAACAATATGCAGCACAAAATTCGCTTCTGCGGGCTGGGCTGTCCTTTCGCCGGTTTTTTAtcattttgtgttttttattttgcatttgaCTTTACTTTTTATCTGGTTTGTGGGCCCAGAAAAGTGAGTTGCCGGGCTCGACATATTGCAGAGAATGCCAAACGCATCCGCGGGTCGCGGGTCTGCCAGCATATTCGGGCAATTCCACTAAAAAttgagtttaaaaaaatataacttaaTGGAGGATAGCCGGGTAGTCGACCACATTACGCCCTGGAAACAtcagaaaaacatttttaaatatgtcATTAATATAGCTTCTAATACTTCCTGAATAAATCACTCAATTGTGTCTATTATTGGCTCAGTAACCCTATTTCAAGGAAATAATTTATTCCTACTGCAGGGTATCACATAACATGAATCCCTTATGGTCGGCATGGGAAACCTTGTTTCAGCAGCAAATCCGTTGAATATTGGAtatgcaaattaatttttttgtcttaCCTACAGACCAGCCCGCTCATTTCCCTATCCCAAGATGGTTTTTATCCCAGGATTCTGGCGCCCTCATGTGATGCTGTGTCAGCATTTTGTTTCAAATCGGTATGCTGTcgaaaaaatgtacaaaaattgATTCAAAgtttaaatgaataaaatcaACCGCTAAGTTGAACAGGTAATGCCATAAAGTTAATGTATATGGCAGCACTACAACTTATCGAAAATGCAGCCTTCTATTCTGGGAAATGTCAAACAGGAAAGTTTTCTTTGCATTAGCTTGCATTGCAATAGCTGAAGAGCGAAACAAAAGTTTTCTAAGGATAATTAGCGATCATGTCCTACAACGATATAGACGACGATATAGAGGCGGAGCTCCGGGCCCTACTGGAGGATAACCCAAACATTGAGGTCATCGAGCTAGACGATGCTAGCGACAATGAGGAAGTCACTTTGGAAGAAAAAAACGAGCCAGTATGTGTCCAAAGCTCGCAGGAAGTTTTAAATCAAACTGGGGAACCAATATACATTGATGGCTCTGATGAAATTGTAAATGTTTTGAATCTAAACAGCGAGTCTTTGAATGTTTTAAACGAAAACGGGGAGATTATGTACATCCAACAATCTGATGAAACTTTGAATGACAACAAGGTGGCCCTCTGCATTCAAGTCTCTGATGAAACATTAAATGCTTCAAAGGACGATGGAGAGCCACTATACATCCAGGAATCTGATGATACCTTAAATGCCAGTGTAGAGGCTCTGTACATTCAGGACTCTGATGAAAATGAAACCGTGGAGCCTATATACCTTGACGACTCTGATGTTGAAGTCATAGAAGAAAGCAAAGAGCCATTATACATCCAGGACTCTGATGAAAATGCAGATGCTGTGAGTGAAAAAGAGGAGTCTGATAAAGAGCCTGTAGaaaattcaaatgaaaacGAGGACGAGTTGTCTGTAGAAGATTCTAAGGAATCATTAAATGTTTCAGATGAAAATGAAGAGTCACTAAGTCATGAATCTGATGGGAGTGAGTCATTGAATGGAAGCGAAGAGTCAGAGAACTCAGAATCTGATGATTCTTCAAACGATTCAAACTCTTCAAGCGAAGAGTCAAAAGCCTCCGAAGATTCCGATGAAGACCCAAAcgatttaaataaaagcgaAGAGTCTGTAGATACTGAAGGATCTGATGAAGAAACAAATGATCTTGATCAGACCGGAGAGTCAGTGGAAGTCGAAAAATCTGAGGAACCTCTTATCGAAAATGTAGGGTCCTTAGACAACCAAAAAAATGATGAAGAGATAAATGTTTCAAATGAAAATGAGAAGCCATTGTCCGATCAAGATGTTGATGAATCTCAAGAAGAAAAGCTGAAGGACAAAAAGGATAAGCAGGATAGGGAACACCATCGAAAGGAAGACttcaataaatcaaaaatgaaCAAATGGTTTTTGGCGGAGTTCGAGTCACATATGGGTCTAAAAATAGGGGAATCGGATGATACCAGTAAGCCTCTGGAGGAGAGCGATACGGAAAAGTCGAGCAGTACCAGTTCTCGACGGGATAGTGATTCCGATAGCTTCTCTGAAGGTCagcttattataatataaaagaaaagtaggtgatttataatttataagaTGTATGATTACAGATTCCTTATGCCGGTGGTTTAATAAGCAAACAAACACTAACCGCTTGTCCGTGGAAACTGCCAATCAATCTGAAATGGCTCAGAAAGTGGAGCAGAACGGGTAGGAATAATATAATAGTATTCATCATAGAGGTATTTTTATAGGCTTTTAACTTCTGTCTTCCAGTAGTGAAGAGCCCCCTAATAACAACAATGTAGAGTATTCTTCATTGCCCATTTTAACTGGTCCCATGCCCTCGATGCCCTTGTACGACGCGGAATCAAATCAGTTTAAGATGATGGAGACTCCTAAGCCTCCGGAGCCAGAGATTACTGAGCCTACAAAGAGGTAAGTTATGTAGAAATTAGAACCATCAACTAATATTAGTattaaatcataaatttaGTGAGGAAGATAAGCCGGAAGATAAACCGACGAAAGATAAAACCGACACAAAATTAGATcctgaggaggaggagggcgagGAGGATCTTGGTGGCAGCGAAACAAGTTCCAATTTTAGCTTTAGCAGTGGCCCATCCTATGATCTTTCCGATTTGGAAGATATTTCCACGGCCAAGAAGAAGTTAAGCTACTGGGACGACATGTCCTTTCGACCCGTCGACAAAGGAGAAATCACCCAGGAGGAGCTCCAGGCTATTTTGAAGGAAGAGGAGAGGCTTAGGAGGATCGAAAAGGGCTCCGATTCGCACGACAACGCCAGTGACGAatccgaggaggaggagcccaTCAAAGATCCGACCAATCTCAACGATGGCTTCGACTTCTACGAGGATCCACTGACGTACCAGCAGAACAGGGAGAACCTTTCCTTCATGGTTATCAAGGATGAGGATATATTCGAGGAGTATGAGCAGGCTGTGCACCGGCTCATCAGGATGGTTCCCAAGGTACCCAGTCATCACAGGTTCGAGATACATCTCATGGTGTATCCCATGATGGCCATAACCTACATGCAGATGGTGGCCGGGGACAATATGCAACGGGCCATTGATTTCCTGGAAAAGGAGAGTTGCCAGCTGAACGAGTCCTACACTTCCAGGCTGACCAAGTTGGCCGACATTTGCCGACTGGAGGATATTCCGAACAAGGCTCGCAAGCAGCTGGCTGGTTATGAAAAGCTAGAGCTGCACATGTCGAAGGGGGCCTTCCGGCAGCTGCTCTTCCAGCTGGAGGAGTGGCCCAGGAGCCACCAGGAGAAAGTGCTCACCCATTTCCGTATCCTAAGCTACAGCGAGGACGAGAAGCCCCAGCAGCGACCTATTTTGGGGAAACCAGTTCTGGAAGTGCTCTTCTGGGCCGCCCCAGAACCACTCCACAAAAAGGAGTTCACCGTTAGGCCCTTCCTGCGAGGACGTCGCAAGAAGAGGAACGAGTCGCCGCCACACAGGAATGTACACTTTCCTCCTGGCGAAAGGATCTTTACTCCTACTCCGAAACGAATGGACTTGCTGCATCGAAAAAACGACGAAAAGCATCGAGTGAAACTGGATCGGGATAATCTGCCCTCGACCTATCTCTACACAGCTCCTGCCTCTGACGATGTGGTCCTGTGCGCCACCTTTTCCGAAGCCAACACAATGATAGCCCTTGGGACTTTGGCCTCCTCGATCCACGTCTTTTCCCTGAAGCCCACAAAGTTGGTTCAACTCAAGTCCGCCAGTTGGCTTAAAATTCTGGACACCGGAATGGCAGGGATCGACAAGGGAATGATAGATCCCCTAAAGAAGTACACGAGGCGCACTCTCCTGGGCCACCAAGGACCTGTTTATTCGTGTTGCTTCAACCCGGAGGATCGCTACTTGCTCAGCTGCTCAGAGGACTTTAGTGTGAGACTGTGGTGCCTGCTATCCTGGTGCTGTATAGTCATATATCCTGGGCACTTGTCTCCCGTTTGCCATGTGATTTTTGCTCCACTGGGCTATTATTTCGCCACAGCCTCGGACGATGGCATGGCCAGGATTTGGACGCAGGACTGCAAGAAGCCAACTCGCATCCTGGAGGGGCACCTGGCTGAGCTGACCATGTGCCTCTTCCATCCTAATCGCCATTACCTGGCCACAGCATCTGCCGATTGCACTGTGAGGATGTGGGACGTCATCAATGGCACTGAGATTCGCCTCTTCAGGGGACATAGACGCAGAATCTCCATTATGACCTTCTCCTTGTGTGGCCGCTACTTGGTTTCCGGGGGCGATGACAACCTCATCATGATTTGGGACACGGCTCTAGAGCGTTTGATTCGGTACTTGGACTACCACAATGCCCACATCAACACTATGGAGTTCTGTTTGGACAACAACCTCCTAGTGGTGGGTGGTCAGGACTGTCAACTGTCCATCTGGGACTTTCAACGACTCCTTCAGGACTACGGACCAGCAAAATCTTCTAAGAAAAGAAAGGAGTGCGCTGCCAAGGATCCTCTGGCGGTCGCCACTCAAGAGGAGCTTCTGATCAGTGCCTATTCTACCAAGAATGCTCCGTTCTACCTGATTCGCTTCACCCGTCGCAACTTGCTTCTGGCCTTTTGTGTGAGTCCCGATGATCCGAAGGGCCATCGTTCCAAGACCAAGCAGTCCTTGGATCAGATGAAGACAGAGGCCTGCGAGTGGCTGCAGTTTCTGGACATGGCCAAGTTTAGAGGCGCCTGTGAGTCAGACTTTGATTTGCATATTCCAGAAGCGGACGATGAAGAAGTGACCGAAAAAGAAGTGAGTCTTTGAGAGATTTATAATTAAACTTAaaagcatttttatttttaagcagGAAAGCAAAGATGATGGATTAGCTTCTGAACCCCAAAGTGCAACAAGTTCTAATGAGTCAGGTACTCTTAAAGAAACACAAAAATGTCTGTAAATATAGAAATACTTTTTAGAAATCAACCAAATTTCTTTATGTGCACCTTAGCCCGTGCTGTTTATGAAAAGATATTGGGGATAAACATTTCGCATGACAAATATACAAGACTTTCGTAAACAGAGACAAACCCCCAGAGCGGACAATTTGACAGTTTCtgggggggaaaaaaaaacggTTTTGGCCACGTGTACAGCTGCCCACGACCCACTCGCTCCTCATTCTCCACCTCCTTCTCCAATAAAAAATCGCCCTAAcctccttttatttttttggaccTCGCATTTACAAAAGGCGTGCAAAATTTATAGAGGCACGCATTAAAAAATCCGCCAGGCACGCTCGACTAACTGCGTCCAACGCCCACGGCGATGGCAGGAGAGTTTCGAATTGGTCCCAACCGACCGCAGTCCGCAGTCCGGAGTCCTGCGAAGTCCTTTTCCCGTATCCACCCCAAACCCCCGTCCCTGAATAAGCGACAGGACAATATATTTACGCAACTTCttatgctgctgctgctgcgggtGGTTGTTGTTCTTGGACAGCTTCGAAAACAGAACTCAAGTGCTGTCGTTGTccttgctgctgttgctcctgCCAGCTCCTGCCCTTCCACCCTCCTCCCTTCACCTGGCCACTGCAGCATCTTGTGTCTCGTTTGTAGCAGTTATCTTGTGGGTCCTGCTGCGCGAAATGAAATTGTTTACTCCACTGTCATATGCACGTGAGCCAGGCGATGTGGCTGCCACATTCTAGCCGtcactgagagaaaatattGGCCACAAAATAGGTAATAGATATGGAAAGTAAAGCTTGACAACTTAAAGGTCTCTACAGCTtcattgaaaattaaattaatataataatactaAGTTTCATAAACAAGTAATTTCTCTCTCTGCATCCTTGCGGCGTTGTCCTGGCCGGCTATCAAAAAATGAGAATTCTTTTGCTTCGTTTTCTTTTCCATTGCTTTctctatatataatatatatacattttggGAAAATTCAACGTAATAATTCTTTTCCGCTTGGATAAGACGCAAGGGGGGAGTTTGTGGCAGAGTCGGAGGGATATATTCGGTTGCTGGCCCATAATTGTGCGCAATTTCGCCAGGACATGTTTTCTGGGCTGTACTTTACCGACTCTACCTTTATCACGGTTGCTCCATCTTCAGGATTCGCCATTTTCTTTTCCACATACCTTGCCACACACATGCCACGAATGTCCTTACAGTGCCAGCCTCCCTTAAGCGTCCTCCTGCTCGTTTTTCGACCATTATTCGTGGAAACAGAGCTTATTAaggactaaaaaaaaataaatagcacAGTCCATTTAACCGATTTCGAAGCTCCCAGAAGGTGGAGTGAAAACAAAAGCCTCGAGCCGGGCAGAACGGcgcataaaataaatatttataatcataacAATGTCCTGTGTCCTGGCTGGTCTCGAACCAATCTCGGGCTGATGATGAGCAAACAAACTCAAAGTGGAAAAGGAAAACATCCTCGAACggataaaatatttaacaagcATTAAAgtggaataaaaatatttcaaaatgcttcAGTTCTTTTGAATTTATGTTGCATTGCAAAAATTGttgcacttttattattttttaggggaaTATCCGTGGTCGCACTCATTAAACCTAAACCGCGTATTAGCAGGCCATAAATACAGGATGTGTGTGCGTTTCGGAGTCGGTACTTAAATATGATAAATGCCGCGTATTGTATTACAATTGGATTTAGGGCAGCGccaataacaataaattaaaatgcggACACACAACGATAATTGCGATGCCGCCAAAAAGCAGCAGCCTTAGCCTGGTCTAAAGCCTCAGCGTTTTGCCGTCAAAACCCATAATTATAGAGGGTCTGGATGGCCGGGATGGCCACTTGGCCGGGATGGTGTGTTTCGGCCTGGACCGATGTTTGCCAAATTTATACAAATTCCAACTCCAGTAGTTCGCTTCCGATTGGGGAGAGTGTGTGTGCCGCCAGTGGAACGTGTTTCCAGACCAATTACCCCACGATCCGCACTCTGCATTATTATGGCCAACGTGGCCCGCAATTATGTCGTCCAATTAATATCAACGCAGCGGGAGTTGAGAGCCAGGCCCAAATACAGTGGCCAAGAGTGGTATTGCCAGGGTAGGGAACGGCTGCGGGGAACTGCACATTTTATGCATAAGctatttatgaaatttattgTCTTAAATGGCCAACGGTAGTCGCCGGACGAATCTTAATGTCCAGCCACTTGACGGCGGACCACCCGTGGCAATAAATGCacttttacaaaaatattcatcttaattttgaatatattaaaaaagagATTAAGATATTAGTTGCTTATTAGAAGCTATAAAGTCTATGACAATTAGTAACAAGCTTTTGTATGATTAAATAGCTAGAGAGAATAAAGTCCATAGCTAAAAAGCATCAtataaaaatgcataaaaaacaTCGGAAAGGTATCTGATGTTTGCATAAAATTAgacttttctctcagtgcattcTGCTGAGTCTCCTGCTGCCGAATCGATTTCGATTCGACGTAAAACTGCTTGAGAGGCAAACATCCATCATGCTGTCAATATGACAGTATATGCAATATGCAGTAtacaaaatatacaatatGCAATATGCAATTGCAACGCCGTGGCAAGGTGTCTGCATAATTGCGGCAAGGCAACAGAAACTGCGGGCCAAACTCAgctaaatttattataatttccaCACTTTCGGGCGATGGCCAGATCACGTTTGTGGCAGTGTCATTACATTGATAGACGTGGCTCGAACTGTGGCAGCAGCTGCTTGCATTGGGCCTGTCAAAAGGCCTTTGGGCTCAGGTCCTGTGCTGCCTTTTAATTAACAATAAACTGGGCATTTTATTACGCAAATGCAATGGCCAGGAACCACTTTTAATCCACGACGACTAGTTTTCGTCTGAATGGCTGGCAGGCGTTGTTGCAAATGTCCCGAACCTGCTCCTAGTTGCCACGTGAGTTTATTAAATTACGCATTCGGCTTGTTTCGCACACAATGAATCTGCAGGTGCAGATGCAGATCCTGGGCACAGGATAAGCTAGGATAAAGGCCCCGTCTGCGGCTTTTGTGGCAGCCACTTATCGCACATGACTGTCTCAGGCCCGGCCGCCTAATTGAATTTGCCAGTCCAGTTCGGGCCGAAGTCCTGGCCCCGAAAGTGCATATTCACATACTTCATCTTATTAACATGTTGGGGCGCACATTGTAATTCATatttacaatatatatataagtattAAGTGTATAAAATGACCGGTAAAGTGAAGGGGCCCTCGGGTGTCAATGGCGACGGCGACACGCTGATGGATTACAGGCAAATTACACGGCCTCTGCTGATACATTTTGATGCacttttaatgaatttaatggCTTTTTGTTGGGATAAACCGGGAAAGAGGACCTTCCGAAGCAGGACCTTGCGAAACGCGTTGAAAGGATCACCGATCGCCGATCTCCTTTCACAGCGAAAGCTGGTTAACGAGATGAAAACTTGTAGTTAAGATATCAAATTTATGGTTGGGTCTTAACTTAATTTGCCTCGCGAATAAGTACTTTGACTTTtaactttataaaaaaaagggttaaCGAGAAAACAGAGAAAACTAGAACCACAAAGACAATGTGATATATTATTATgtaaatgaaatataaaagtTCCCAGGAAGCAGATAACAAAAGTTTACTTCAATTTCAATTGGCATTTC of the Drosophila ananassae strain 14024-0371.13 chromosome 2R, ASM1763931v2, whole genome shotgun sequence genome contains:
- the LOC6506471 gene encoding uncharacterized protein LOC6506471 isoform X1, which translates into the protein MSYNDIDDDIEAELRALLEDNPNIEVIELDDASDNEEVTLEEKNEPVCVQSSQEVLNQTGEPIYIDGSDEIVNVLNLNSESLNVLNENGEIMYIQQSDETLNDNKVALCIQVSDETLNASKDDGEPLYIQESDDTLNASVEALYIQDSDENETVEPIYLDDSDVEVIEESKEPLYIQDSDENADAVSEKEESDKEPVENSNENEDELSVEDSKESLNVSDENEESLSHESDGSESLNGSEESENSESDDSSNDSNSSSEESKASEDSDEDPNDLNKSEESVDTEGSDEETNDLDQTGESVEVEKSEEPLIENVGSLDNQKNDEEINVSNENEKPLSDQDVDESQEEKLKDKKDKQDREHHRKEDFNKSKMNKWFLAEFESHMGLKIGESDDTSKPLEESDTEKSSSTSSRRDSDSDSFSEDSLCRWFNKQTNTNRLSVETANQSEMAQKVEQNGSEEPPNNNNVEYSSLPILTGPMPSMPLYDAESNQFKMMETPKPPEPEITEPTKSEEDKPEDKPTKDKTDTKLDPEEEEGEEDLGGSETSSNFSFSSGPSYDLSDLEDISTAKKKLSYWDDMSFRPVDKGEITQEELQAILKEEERLRRIEKGSDSHDNASDESEEEEPIKDPTNLNDGFDFYEDPLTYQQNRENLSFMVIKDEDIFEEYEQAVHRLIRMVPKVPSHHRFEIHLMVYPMMAITYMQMVAGDNMQRAIDFLEKESCQLNESYTSRLTKLADICRLEDIPNKARKQLAGYEKLELHMSKGAFRQLLFQLEEWPRSHQEKVLTHFRILSYSEDEKPQQRPILGKPVLEVLFWAAPEPLHKKEFTVRPFLRGRRKKRNESPPHRNVHFPPGERIFTPTPKRMDLLHRKNDEKHRVKLDRDNLPSTYLYTAPASDDVVLCATFSEANTMIALGTLASSIHVFSLKPTKLVQLKSASWLKILDTGMAGIDKGMIDPLKKYTRRTLLGHQGPVYSCCFNPEDRYLLSCSEDFSVRLWCLLSWCCIVIYPGHLSPVCHVIFAPLGYYFATASDDGMARIWTQDCKKPTRILEGHLAELTMCLFHPNRHYLATASADCTVRMWDVINGTEIRLFRGHRRRISIMTFSLCGRYLVSGGDDNLIMIWDTALERLIRYLDYHNAHINTMEFCLDNNLLVVGGQDCQLSIWDFQRLLQDYGPAKSSKKRKECAAKDPLAVATQEELLISAYSTKNAPFYLIRFTRRNLLLAFCVSPDDPKGHRSKTKQSLDQMKTEACEWLQFLDMAKFRGACESDFDLHIPEADDEEVTEKEQESKDDGLASEPQSATSSNESGTLKETQKCL
- the LOC6506471 gene encoding uncharacterized protein LOC6506471 isoform X3; amino-acid sequence: MSYNDIDDDIEAELRALLEDNPNIEVIELDDASDNEEVTLEEKNEPVCVQSSQEVLNQTGEPIYIDGSDEIVNVLNLNSESLNVLNENGEIMYIQQSDETLNDNKVALCIQVSDETLNASKDDGEPLYIQESDDTLNASVEALYIQDSDENETVEPIYLDDSDVEVIEESKEPLYIQDSDENADAVSEKEESDKEPVENSNENEDELSVEDSKESLNVSDENEESLSHESDGSESLNGSEESENSESDDSSNDSNSSSEESKASEDSDEDPNDLNKSEESVDTEGSDEETNDLDQTGESVEVEKSEEPLIENVGSLDNQKNDEEINVSNENEKPLSDQDVDESQEEKLKDKKDKQDREHHRKEDFNKSKMNKWFLAEFESHMGLKIGESDDTSKPLEESDTEKSSSTSSRRDSDSDSFSEDSLCRWFNKQTNTNRLSVETANQSEMAQKVEQNGEEPPNNNNVEYSSLPILTGPMPSMPLYDAESNQFKMMETPKPPEPEITEPTKSEEDKPEDKPTKDKTDTKLDPEEEEGEEDLGGSETSSNFSFSSGPSYDLSDLEDISTAKKKLSYWDDMSFRPVDKGEITQEELQAILKEEERLRRIEKGSDSHDNASDESEEEEPIKDPTNLNDGFDFYEDPLTYQQNRENLSFMVIKDEDIFEEYEQAVHRLIRMVPKVPSHHRFEIHLMVYPMMAITYMQMVAGDNMQRAIDFLEKESCQLNESYTSRLTKLADICRLEDIPNKARKQLAGYEKLELHMSKGAFRQLLFQLEEWPRSHQEKVLTHFRILSYSEDEKPQQRPILGKPVLEVLFWAAPEPLHKKEFTVRPFLRGRRKKRNESPPHRNVHFPPGERIFTPTPKRMDLLHRKNDEKHRVKLDRDNLPSTYLYTAPASDDVVLCATFSEANTMIALGTLASSIHVFSLKPTKLVQLKSASWLKILDTGMAGIDKGMIDPLKKYTRRTLLGHQGPVYSCCFNPEDRYLLSCSEDFSVRLWCLLSWCCIVIYPGHLSPVCHVIFAPLGYYFATASDDGMARIWTQDCKKPTRILEGHLAELTMCLFHPNRHYLATASADCTVRMWDVINGTEIRLFRGHRRRISIMTFSLCGRYLVSGGDDNLIMIWDTALERLIRYLDYHNAHINTMEFCLDNNLLVVGGQDCQLSIWDFQRLLQDYGPAKSSKKRKECAAKDPLAVATQEELLISAYSTKNAPFYLIRFTRRNLLLAFCVSPDDPKGHRSKTKQSLDQMKTEACEWLQFLDMAKFRGACESDFDLHIPEADDEEVTEKEQESKDDGLASEPQSATSSNESGTLKETQKCL
- the LOC6506471 gene encoding uncharacterized protein LOC6506471 isoform X2 codes for the protein MSYNDIDDDIEAELRALLEDNPNIEVIELDDASDNEEVTLEEKNEPVCVQSSQEVLNQTGEPIYIDGSDEIVNVLNLNSESLNVLNENGEIMYIQQSDETLNDNKVALCIQVSDETLNASKDDGEPLYIQESDDTLNASVEALYIQDSDENETVEPIYLDDSDVEVIEESKEPLYIQDSDENADAVSEKEESDKEPVENSNENEDELSVEDSKESLNVSDENEESLSHESDGSESLNGSEESENSESDDSSNDSNSSSEESKASEDSDEDPNDLNKSEESVDTEGSDEETNDLDQTGESVEVEKSEEPLIENVGSLDNQKNDEEINVSNENEKPLSDQDVDESQEEKLKDKKDKQDREHHRKEDFNKSKMNKWFLAEFESHMGLKIGESDDTSKPLEESDTEKSSSTSSRRDSDSDSFSEDSLCRWFNKQTNTNRLSVETANQSEMAQKVEQNGSEEPPNNNNVEYSSLPILTGPMPSMPLYDAESNQFKMMETPKPPEPEITEPTKSEEDKPEDKPTKDKTDTKLDPEEEEGEEDLGGSETSSNFSFSSGPSYDLSDLEDISTAKKKLSYWDDMSFRPVDKGEITQEELQAILKEEERLRRIEKGSDSHDNASDESEEEEPIKDPTNLNDGFDFYEDPLTYQQNRENLSFMVIKDEDIFEEYEQAVHRLIRMVPKVPSHHRFEIHLMVYPMMAITYMQMVAGDNMQRAIDFLEKESCQLNESYTSRLTKLADICRLEDIPNKARKQLAGYEKLELHMSKGAFRQLLFQLEEWPRSHQEKVLTHFRILSYSEDEKPQQRPILGKPVLEVLFWAAPEPLHKKEFTVRPFLRGRRKKRNESPPHRNVHFPPGERIFTPTPKRMDLLHRKNDEKHRVKLDRDNLPSTYLYTAPASDDVVLCATFSEANTMIALGTLASSIHVFSLKPTKLVQLKSASWLKILDTGMAGIDKGMIDPLKKYTRRTLLGHQGPVYSCCFNPEDRYLLSCSEDFSVRLWCLLSWCCIVIYPGHLSPVCHVIFAPLGYYFATASDDGMARIWTQDCKKPTRILEGHLAELTMCLFHPNRHYLATASADCTVRMWDVINGTEIRLFRGHRRRISIMTFSLCGRYLVSGGDDNLIMIWDTALERLIRYLDYHNAHINTMEFCLDNNLLVVGGQDCQLSIWDFQRLLQDYGPAKSSKKRKECAAKDPLAVATQEELLISAYSTKNAPFYLIRFTRRNLLLAFCVSPDDPKGHRSKTKQSLDQMKTEACEWLQFLDMAKFRGACESDFDLHIPEADDEEVTEKEESKDDGLASEPQSATSSNESGTLKETQKCL